The DNA window AATATCCTAGGTTTAAATTTGGGATCAATTTAGTCTCGATGCCATATAACCCTCATAATGTGCGATCAGATTACGATACATCTCAGGCAGTTCAGCGACGACAGAACTTTGAACACAACTCATACCCATAAGCTTTTTCTGCCAAGCTTGTATCTTTGGCAAATCTTGAAGCAAATCTAAATTACAATGCTGTTTTAACAAATCAAAACGCATCAACATCGGCGCATAAGCCGCATCAATTAAGCAGAATGCTTGGCCATTAAAAAAGTCCTGACCCGAATGAACCAACTCAAGGCGAGAAAGTAAGGCTTTAATGGAACCAATCATCATTTCACAAGATACCTGATCCTTTTCATGAATAATACCATGTAATCCTTGCATCCCCATCAACTCGCCCCCAAACGCAATCCAAGCCCGATTTTTTGCCTTAATCAACGGATCTGCAGGGTGTAATGACGGTGGGGTAATTTCATCAATATATTCTTGAATCACCGACGATTCAAATAACACTTCATCATCATTAACTTTTAAAACAGGCACCTTCCCCAAGGGCGAAATAGCATTAAACCATTCCGGTGGATTTTGTAAATCAATATAGGTTATCTTAAAGTCAACTTGCTTGTGCTTTAAGGTAATCACCGCTCTTTGCACATAAGGGCAAAGTTTAAAGCTAATTAACTCAAGCTGCGGAATGGAATCCATCTTAGCCTCTCCTTAAATTTTATTGGCTTGCACTAGCTGTTTAAATTTCTCATACAAACTGTCCTGACTCTCAACATACTCAGGATCTTTGATAATCACATCTAATGGACAAACACTAATACAAGTAGGGTTATCATAATAGCCAACACACTCGGTACACAAGTCCGGATTGATCTCATACACCTTCTCACCCATAGAAATTGCTTGATTAGGGCACTCTGGCTCACACATGTCACAATTTATACAGCCGGAAAGGATTTTTAATGCCATGATCTAAACCACACCCAACTCAGTTTGTTTGGCGGCCGCGTCGCGCCGGGTATCGCCTCCCCAGGATTCATTTCGCATTAGCAAACCAAACTTTAACACATCTTCGCTTAATCCTTTAAAAGGATTTGGAATACGCGCAATCCAACCCGAACCCAGTGCCGCATCGATAGGACGATCATACTTATCTCGCATCTCTTTTAGCACCAGGGTCATGTTACCGGCTGGAGTCATTATCTCAATTGAGTCGCCGACACAAAACTTGTTCTTAACATCAATTTCCAGATAGTCATCATTCGCTTCAATCACTTCACCGACAAAACGTTGACTATCAGATTTAGACACCCCATAGTCATAGTTTTGGTATTCTGAATGTACATGGCGTCGTAAAAAACCTTCGGTGTAGCCTCTGCTTGCTAAGCCTTCCAACTGTAATAACAAATCAGAGTCAAAAGGTTTGCCTTCTGCAGCGTCATCAATTGCTTTTCGATAAACTTGAGCGGTGCGCGCCACATAATAATGCGATTTGGTACGCCCTTCTATTTTCAGTGAATGCACACCGATTTTCACCAAGTCAGGAATCAACTCCACAGCACGCAGGTCTTTAGAGTTCATAATATAAGTACCATGCTCATCTTCATAGGCAGGCATCAATTCACCGGGACGCCCTTGCTCTTCCAACAACCAAACACGATCAGTGGTTTCACCTTCACCCAGAGTAGGGGCAGATTTTTTTTCTACGATAGATTCTGGAGCGGGCCGCCCGGTAGTACCTGTCAAATCCGTAATGCGCTCAATACCTACCACCTCACCAGCCACATTCTCTTTACCTTCATAGGTATTGTAGTTCCAACGACAAGCATTGGTACAGGTTCCCTGGTTTGCATCACGCTTGTTAATATAACCAGATAACAAACAGCGCCCCGAATAGGCGATACATAGTGCGCCATGAACAAAGACTTCCAACTCCATTTGCGGAACTTTTTCTCTAATTTCGCTAATTTCTTGTAAAGAAAGTTCGCGTGATAACACTACACGGGTTATGCCCATTTGATGCCAAAACTTAACTGTTGCCCAGTTAACCGCATTCGATTGCACCGATAAATGAATTTCTTGCTCGGGAAAAGCTTCCCGAACCATCATAATCAGCCCCGGATCCGACATAATTAAGGCATCCGGCTTCATGTTAACAACCGGCTCGATATCTTTCAGGAAGGTTTTTAACTTTGAATTATGGGCGGCAATATTTGTCACCACATAAAACTTTTTGCCAAGCTCATGGGCTCTTGCAATCCCTTTAGCAAGGTTATCATGATCAAATTCATTGTTTCGAACACGCAAGCTATAACGTGGCTGCCCAGCATAAACGGCATCCGCTCCATAAGCGAAAGCATATTCCATATTTTTCATGGTACCCGCGGGCGACAAGAGTTCAGATTTAAAGGTCATTGCGTTAATCTTCCTAATTAATAACCTAGTTATTTTATAGGAAATAGCCCAATTTGTCCTGCCAGATCTTTGTTTTTTCAGCTAAATTAAGCTGCGCGTGAGCCGGACTGGTCGAGGGTAAATCAATCAAAATTCTATCTGTAAAATAACTTGGACATGGCTTCGCTACATGTTTTTTAAACAATTGCGCTGCTTTAGCACCATTAAAAGCCACAACACTGCATTCTGGATGACGATCAAGCAAAGAAATAAAATCATTAACCTTCAAACCATCTGTTTGTATCGCAGCATCAAGGCTACCTTTTCGCTCGCAGTCGGACAGTACATCCCATAACCCAACCTTGCAGAATTTCAACATTTGATAACGCTTTTCATAGTCAGACGACCAAGCTTGATGACATAAGGTCGACATAACCGACCAGAACGCATTTCGAGGGTGGGCATAATAAGCCTGCTGCTTTAACGAAACACGTCCAGGCATAGAACCTAAAATTAAAACCCGCATTTCTGCGGGTTCAATAATGGACAAACCTTGGCAAACCATAAGCAGGCCTGCTTATTACTTATAATTAGCGTTTATAAAAGCTTCAATAACAGCAGATGAGTCCACAAATTGGGTTTCAACAATTGTAAGATTATCAAGTCGAATGAGCGTCACTTTCTCATCTTGCCTAGGTAAATTCTGGGTTAACTGACCCTCTCTATCTAATGCCATTTTAAAAGGATATTTTCGCATAGCAGGCATTGCAAACATCCGCGTAACCAATGCGGGCATCCTTGAAATATCCGCAATATAAACACCTTGGTGTCTAGCAAAATCATTAATTCCTGATTGATCTATCGCCTCTTTAGTCATCTTAGCCCCTTTGTTATGGTGACTAAATATTGCCCATTTAACACTAGAGTCTAACTGGATCACTTCTCCATGCTGATCTTCAAACGTGATTGGCTGTAGGCTTTGAGCCTGCACAAATGGAAATACCATTAAAAACGCCAACCCTGTTAACCATTGCTTAATCATAAACACCTCTTAGTCGATTCCTAAAAAATAAGTAACACATTATTTCAGATTTAAACAATGAAAGCCAATAACGAATGCATTCATAGACAATTAATTTTAAACAAAATTTAAACTCAAAGATGATCTAGATCAATTACATACAATATTAATATTATTTAAAAACAACAAGTGATAATATATCACTGCTATTTTAGTAGTTATAATTTAGTATATATTAATAAATTGGAGCAGTTTTATGTTAAAGATACTTGGTTTCATTATTTTGGGATTGTTCAGTTTTAACGCATGGGCCACCCAAATCAACGTGAACAAAGCTGAAGCACAGGTTATGGCTGAGGGCTTTGATGGCATTGGCATGGCAAAGGCAGAAGAGATTATTCGTCACCGTGAACAGCATGGCGATTTTAAAACGCTTAAAGATCTGGAAGATGTCAAAGGAATAGGCCCTAAAACCGTTGAACGCAATGCAGATAAAATAAAATTCAGCGATACTGAATAACAGCATATTAAAAAGCCAGGATAATACCTGGCTTTTTAATTTAATACATAAGGTTAGATAAAACTAATGTTTCTTTTTCGGTGCAATTAAATCCGTAATCGTCCCCTCAGCCATTTCCGCTGCAAATGCGAAGGTTTCGCTTAAGGTCGGATGCGGGTGAATGGTCAAGCCAATGTCCTGCATATCAGCACCCATTTCAATCGCTAACATCGCCTCAGCAATCAACTCACCGGCATTCGGCCCGACAATGCCCGCACCCAATAAACGATGGGTTTTCGCACAGAACAAAGATTTACTCATGCCTTCATCACGACCAAGGCTCAAGCTGCGACCTGAAGCCGCCCAAGGGAACACGCCTTTTTCATATTCAACGCCTTCGGCTTTAAGCTGCTCTTCGGTTTTCCCCGCCCAAGCCACTTCAGGGTCGGTATAAGCAACACTTGGAATACCCATCGGCGTAAAGGCGCTCGGCATGCCGCAAATGACTTCAGCTGCAACCTTACCTTCATGCACCGCTTTATGCGCCAACATCGGTTGACCAACAATATCCCCGATCGCATAGATATGATCGACATTGGTTTTCTGACGCTCATCCACCTCAATAAAGCCCCAATCATTCACCACAACACCGGCTTTTTCAGCATCAATCAGCTTACCGTTTGGTGTACGCCCTACCGCAACCAATACCCGATCAAAGGTATCTTGCGTAGGACAATCCTTGCCTTCAAATGACACCACCAAGCCGCCTTTTGCTGCTTCAACATGCGTCACCTTGGATTTTAAAAACACATTTTCATAACGCTTTTTAATGCGTTTAAGTAACGGACGACTTAAATCCTTGTCTGCACCAGGAATAATGGTGTCACCTAGCTCAACAACAGTCACTTTTGAGCCGAGCGCATCATAAACCTGCGCCATTTCCAGACCGATAATACCGCCGCCAATCACCAATAAACGCTTCGGTATTTCTTCAAGTTCCAGCGCATCAGTAGAATCCATGACACGCGGATCGTCATGCGGAATAAACGGCAATTTAATCACACGCGAACCTGCCGCGATAACGGCCTGCTGGAATGCAATCGTCTGCTCAGAACCATCATCCGCTTTAACACTGATGGTATTAGCCGAGGTAAACTTGCCATAACCGGTGACAACCTCTACTTTGCGTTGTTTAGCAAGTGCGCCCAAGCCTCCGGTCAATTTTTTAATCACACCGTTTTTATAATCGCGCATTTTATCTAGGTCAATCGTTGGCTTGCCGAATGCAATTCCATGATCCGCCATCTCTTGCGTTTCATTTAGAATCACTGACATGTGCAGCAATGCTTTTGATGGAATACAGCCCACATTTAAACACACACCGCCAATCACAGGATAACGCTCAATCAAGATCACTTTTTTACCTAAATCGGCCGCACGAAACGCAGCCGTATAGCCACCCGGCCCACCACCCAAAACCACCACTTCGGCCGTTTTGTCAGCTGCAGGTAAATCACTGGCCGCGACGGGCTGAACCGCTGATGCGGCTTGGGATTGCGAAGCTTGTTGCGCTTTAGGGGCATCAGCCAGTTTCGCAGGGCTTTCATCAGCAATTTCCATTTTGCCAATCACCGTGCCCGCACGAACCTTATCGCCTACTGATACCGTTAATTCAACCAGTTTTCCGGCATAGGGTGAAGGCACTTCCATCGTGGCCTTATCCGACTCTAGCGTTAGCATAGAATCATCTTGCAACACCTCATCACCCGCCGCCACTAATACTTCAATCACATCCACATCAGCAAAGTCGCCAATATCCGGAATACGAATCTCTACAATTTGACTCATAATGACTCCTTGGTTTACAGCAATAATTGACGGATATCCGCCAAATGCTGACCGACAAACTGAGTGAATCGAACGCCTTCAGCCCCATCCACCACACGGTGATCATAAGAAACACTAAACGGCATGATTAAGCGTGGCTGGAAATTCGCACCATCCCAAACCGGC is part of the Thiomicrospira microaerophila genome and encodes:
- a CDS encoding glutathione S-transferase family protein; this encodes MDSIPQLELISFKLCPYVQRAVITLKHKQVDFKITYIDLQNPPEWFNAISPLGKVPVLKVNDDEVLFESSVIQEYIDEITPPSLHPADPLIKAKNRAWIAFGGELMGMQGLHGIIHEKDQVSCEMMIGSIKALLSRLELVHSGQDFFNGQAFCLIDAAYAPMLMRFDLLKQHCNLDLLQDLPKIQAWQKKLMGMSCVQSSVVAELPEMYRNLIAHYEGYMASRLN
- a CDS encoding YfhL family 4Fe-4S dicluster ferredoxin, which produces MALKILSGCINCDMCEPECPNQAISMGEKVYEINPDLCTECVGYYDNPTCISVCPLDVIIKDPEYVESQDSLYEKFKQLVQANKI
- the yegQ gene encoding tRNA 5-hydroxyuridine modification protein YegQ, coding for MTFKSELLSPAGTMKNMEYAFAYGADAVYAGQPRYSLRVRNNEFDHDNLAKGIARAHELGKKFYVVTNIAAHNSKLKTFLKDIEPVVNMKPDALIMSDPGLIMMVREAFPEQEIHLSVQSNAVNWATVKFWHQMGITRVVLSRELSLQEISEIREKVPQMELEVFVHGALCIAYSGRCLLSGYINKRDANQGTCTNACRWNYNTYEGKENVAGEVVGIERITDLTGTTGRPAPESIVEKKSAPTLGEGETTDRVWLLEEQGRPGELMPAYEDEHGTYIMNSKDLRAVELIPDLVKIGVHSLKIEGRTKSHYYVARTAQVYRKAIDDAAEGKPFDSDLLLQLEGLASRGYTEGFLRRHVHSEYQNYDYGVSKSDSQRFVGEVIEANDDYLEIDVKNKFCVGDSIEIMTPAGNMTLVLKEMRDKYDRPIDAALGSGWIARIPNPFKGLSEDVLKFGLLMRNESWGGDTRRDAAAKQTELGVV
- a CDS encoding DNA-deoxyinosine glycosylase, coding for MVCQGLSIIEPAEMRVLILGSMPGRVSLKQQAYYAHPRNAFWSVMSTLCHQAWSSDYEKRYQMLKFCKVGLWDVLSDCERKGSLDAAIQTDGLKVNDFISLLDRHPECSVVAFNGAKAAQLFKKHVAKPCPSYFTDRILIDLPSTSPAHAQLNLAEKTKIWQDKLGYFL
- a CDS encoding ComEA family DNA-binding protein, which gives rise to MLKILGFIILGLFSFNAWATQINVNKAEAQVMAEGFDGIGMAKAEEIIRHREQHGDFKTLKDLEDVKGIGPKTVERNADKIKFSDTE
- the lpdA gene encoding dihydrolipoyl dehydrogenase, with protein sequence MSQIVEIRIPDIGDFADVDVIEVLVAAGDEVLQDDSMLTLESDKATMEVPSPYAGKLVELTVSVGDKVRAGTVIGKMEIADESPAKLADAPKAQQASQSQAASAVQPVAASDLPAADKTAEVVVLGGGPGGYTAAFRAADLGKKVILIERYPVIGGVCLNVGCIPSKALLHMSVILNETQEMADHGIAFGKPTIDLDKMRDYKNGVIKKLTGGLGALAKQRKVEVVTGYGKFTSANTISVKADDGSEQTIAFQQAVIAAGSRVIKLPFIPHDDPRVMDSTDALELEEIPKRLLVIGGGIIGLEMAQVYDALGSKVTVVELGDTIIPGADKDLSRPLLKRIKKRYENVFLKSKVTHVEAAKGGLVVSFEGKDCPTQDTFDRVLVAVGRTPNGKLIDAEKAGVVVNDWGFIEVDERQKTNVDHIYAIGDIVGQPMLAHKAVHEGKVAAEVICGMPSAFTPMGIPSVAYTDPEVAWAGKTEEQLKAEGVEYEKGVFPWAASGRSLSLGRDEGMSKSLFCAKTHRLLGAGIVGPNAGELIAEAMLAIEMGADMQDIGLTIHPHPTLSETFAFAAEMAEGTITDLIAPKKKH